A DNA window from Hevea brasiliensis isolate MT/VB/25A 57/8 chromosome 2, ASM3005281v1, whole genome shotgun sequence contains the following coding sequences:
- the LOC110654658 gene encoding uncharacterized protein LOC110654658, whose amino-acid sequence MVHHKPSLIVVLKPRISGRRADDVPWLAAGDYNALLTADEKRGGAMHRSSIDKDFVQWFEANDVIDLGFRGPKFTWQWGCLFECLDRALCNEDWRLRFKEASIFHLPCLYSDHRPILVQLNTLGASHASNRPFKFQAAWMTHELFGQFMLDKWSRSSDLKSSLSGLAADLKDWNFHVFGNVYKQKRQLVARIDGIQHYLENRQSHFLQKLEMQLRRELETILYWEELI is encoded by the exons ATGGTGCATCATAAGCCTAGCCTGATTGTAGTTCTCAAACCACGTATTAGTGGAAGAAGAGCAGATGAC GTTCCTTGGTTAGCTGCTGGTGATTATAATGCTTTGCTTACTGCTGATGAAAAAAGAGGGGGAGCTATGCATCGGTCTAGCATTGATAAAGACTTTGTGCAATGGTTTGAAGCTAATGATGTCATTGATCTTGGATTTCGTGGTCCAAAATTTACATGGCAGTGGGGATGTCTATTTGAGTGCTTGGATAGGGCTCTGTGTAATGAGGATTGGCGTCTTCGATTTAAGGAAGCTAGCATCTTTCATCTTCCTTGTCTTTATTCGGATCACAGACCTATTTTGGTCCAGCTTAATACGCTAGGAGCATCTCACGCTTCAAATAGACCTTTTAAGTTTCAAGCAGCTTGGATGACTCACGAATTATTTGGTCAGTTCATGCTTGATAAATGGAGTAGGAGCTCTGATTTGAAGTCTTCCCTTAGTGGCTTAGCAGCAGATCTAAAGGATTGGAACTTTCATGTTTTTGGGAATGTTTATAAGCAGAAAAGACAGTTGGTAGCTCGTATTGATGGCATTCAACATTATCTGGAGAATCGACAGTCTCACTTTTTGCAGAAGTTAGAGATGCAGCTAAGAAGAGAGCTGGAGACTATTCTCTATTGGGAAGAATTaatctag